A window from Primulina eburnea isolate SZY01 chromosome 2, ASM2296580v1, whole genome shotgun sequence encodes these proteins:
- the LOC140824679 gene encoding LOW QUALITY PROTEIN: abscisic acid 8'-hydroxylase 2-like (The sequence of the model RefSeq protein was modified relative to this genomic sequence to represent the inferred CDS: deleted 1 base in 1 codon): protein MMTIIILCGFLGFLCFIQLLWRRRRLPPGSMGWPYIGETLKLYTQHPNTFFSARQKRYGDIFKSHILGCPCVMISSPDAAKTVLVSQAHLFKPTYPPSKMKMIGPDALFFHQGVYHSTLKKLVRASFSPGALARSVPEIEKIVLRFLPNWENNSTIQTLHEMKKYAFDVAMNSAFGEIEQQEIEEIKVLYQRLEKGYNSLPLDFPGTPYHKAMKARKELSGRLNKLIEKRREKSEKGGGLLGILLKAQEENGLSDNQIADNIIGVIFAAHDTTASVLTWALKYLHDHPNILEDVRREQEGIRRKLQSEDNRGLTWDDTRQMSVTSMVIQETLRSASILSFTFREAVEDVEFQGFMIPKGWKVLPLFRSIHHSPDFFPQPHNFDPSRFQALVKPNTFMPFGSGRHSCPGSDLAKLEMLIILHHLTTTFRWKVIGAKDAVQYGPFPVPKGGLPIQVYRRNYNTEYNRK from the exons ATGATGACCATTATTATACTTTGTGGATTTCTTGGATTTCTATGCTTCATCCAACTGCTATGGCGCCGGCGCCGCCTGCCGCCAGGCTCGATGGGTTGGCCTTACATTGGAGAAACTTTGAAGCTATACACTCAGCATCCCAACACCTTCTTCTCAGCAAGGCAAAAAAG GTATGGTGATATATTCAAAAGCCACATATTAGGATGCCCTTGTGTGATGATTTCCAGCCCAGATGCTGCCAAGACTGTTCTTGTTAGCCAAGCTCATCTATTCAAGCCTACGTATCCACCAAGTAAGATGAAAATGATAGGACCCGATGCCCTCTTCTTTCACCAGGGCGTATACCATTCAACGCTCAAGAAATTGGTTCGAGCCTCGTTTTCACCCGGTGCCCTCGCTCGATCCGTCCCTGAAATCGAGAAGATCGTGCTAAGATTCCTTCCCAACTGGGAAAATAACTCTACTATCCAGACTTTGCATGAAATGAAGAAG TATGCTTTTGATGTGGCGATGAATTCGGCATTTGGAGAGATAGAGCAACAAGAAATAGAAGAAATCAAA GTTTTGTACCAAAGATTGGAGAAAGGTTACAATTCATTGCCTTTGGATTTTCCGGGAACTCCATACCACAAAGCAATGAAG GCAAGAAAGGAATTAAGTGGTCGGttgaataaattaattgaaaagagAAGAGAAAAAAGTGAAAAAGGAGGAGGGTTACTTGGAATATTGTTGAAAGCTCAAGAGGAAAATGGATTGAGTGATAATCAAATAGCTGATAATATAATTGGAGTCATATTTGCTGCTCATGATACCACAGCAAGTGTATTGACTTGGGCACTTAAGTACTTGCATGATCATCCAAATATCTTGGAAGATGTCAGG AGAGAACAAGAAGGAATTCGACGCAAACTACAATCAGAAGACAATCGTGGGCTCACATGGGATGACACACGACAAATGTCGGTAACAAGCATG GTGATACAAGAGACATTAAGAAGTGCTAGCATTCTGTCATTTACATTCAGAGAGGCAGTGGAAGATGTTGAATTCCAAGGATTTATGATCCCCAAAGGTTGGAAAGTGTTGCCACTTTTTAGAAGCATTCATCATTCCCCAGACTTTTTCCCACAACCACACAACTTCGATCCATCAAGATTTcag GCTCTAGTTAAACCTAATACATTCATGCCATTCGGCAGCGGGAGGCATTCTTGTCCCGGCAGCGACCTCGCCAAGCTTGAGATGCTAATAATCCTTCACCATCTTACTACCACTTTTAG ATGGAAAGTGATTGGAGCAAAAGATGCAGTACAGTATGGGCCATTTCCAGTTCCAAAAGGAGGATTACCAATTCAAGTTTATCGAAGAAATTATAATACAGAATATAatagaaaataa